Genomic segment of Ruegeria sp. TM1040:
CGGAGTGCACCTGATGCATCCCAAGCAATGCCTCTGTCGGAGCCTCCATCGCTTCTGCGACGCGGGCGCGGTTCAGCATCACTGCTTCGCGCTGGTCCGAAGATCCCACGCCGCAGTTCAGTCCCTGAAAAACGCCAGAGGATGCGCCGCCCTTGCGCGTGAAGAACCCATGCACCACGGGGGACAGAAGGTCGGATGTGACAGATTCAAGTGTCATTTTTCCAGTCCTGCGGGGGGAGCAAATTTTGCCGGGTACAGACCCAGCACTTTGAACAGGTTTCCCATTTCCTCTGGGTGCGTCAACCGCCGATGTGCCGCGATGATCTGCGCGAGCGGCTCTCCGGCGGCTCCTGACGCCAACGCATTGGCGCGATCTGTGATGCCAAGCCGTTCGAGGAAGACACCCTGCGGGGTGAGGCGCGTGTGGGCGCAGCCAGTGGCGCTGGCGGCGGTGCAGATTGCCTCAAAATCCACATGCGCCGTCAGATCCGCCTGACCTGGTTCTGCAAGCGGATCCGTTGGGGCATGGGCGCGCAGCGCCTGTAAGGTGTCGCCGAGCGAGCGCCAGTCACCATAGTCTACCAGAAGGGCCACGCCACCATGGTCGCCAATGCGCTGGGCAATCGCCTCGGTGACGACGGCGGCCACTTCGCAGTGCTCCACAAGGTCGCCGTCCTTGGTGTCCTCGAGACGATGTGCCAGTGCGGGCTGTGGGGCTGGGGCTCCGAGACCGAGCGTGAGGCCGCTTGCATCCTCTGCGAGCCCGACGCGGCGTTCGCGCCATTGGTTGCCCTCGCGCTGGAACTGTCGGATCGGCAGCGCGTCAAAGAACTCATTGGCCACCAGAAAGAGGGGATGTTGCGGCAGATCCTCGACCGAGGGGACCCAACGTGGCGCATAAGGGGCGAGGGCCTGGCGCTGCAAATCGCGCAAGCGTGGCGAGGCTTCGATCAACAGAAGTTCCATTGCCTCGTGAAAACCCGGCACCGCACGGGTGGCTCGCAGCATATCGGCCATCAATGTCCCGCGACCGGGGCCGAGCTCTGCGAGAGTAAAGGGCTGTGGCCTGCCCTGATCAAGCCAGCTCTGGACCAGCACCAAACCCAGGAGTTCGCCAAACATCTGGCTGATCTCCGGGGCGGTGATGAAATCGCCCTCCGCTCCGATTGCCGGGGCCGTAGTATAGTAGCCGTAATCGGGGTGGAGCAGACATTCCGACATATAGTCCGCGACGGTCATGGGACCGTCAAGTTCGATCCGGCGACGCAGGCTTTGCATCAGGCTCATGCGCGCACCTCATGGAGGTCAGTTTTTCCGGCGCGCAAGACGAACCACAGCCCAATCAGGATCATCGGGATCGAGAGCGCCTGTCCCTGCGTGAGACCGAAACCGCCGATGTGCCAGGCAAGACCCAGCGGGTTGCCCTCGGAGATGAACTGCGCATCCGGCTGGCGGAAGAACTCGACGATG
This window contains:
- a CDS encoding class I SAM-dependent methyltransferase, with the translated sequence MSLMQSLRRRIELDGPMTVADYMSECLLHPDYGYYTTAPAIGAEGDFITAPEISQMFGELLGLVLVQSWLDQGRPQPFTLAELGPGRGTLMADMLRATRAVPGFHEAMELLLIEASPRLRDLQRQALAPYAPRWVPSVEDLPQHPLFLVANEFFDALPIRQFQREGNQWRERRVGLAEDASGLTLGLGAPAPQPALAHRLEDTKDGDLVEHCEVAAVVTEAIAQRIGDHGGVALLVDYGDWRSLGDTLQALRAHAPTDPLAEPGQADLTAHVDFEAICTAASATGCAHTRLTPQGVFLERLGITDRANALASGAAGEPLAQIIAAHRRLTHPEEMGNLFKVLGLYPAKFAPPAGLEK